The following proteins are co-located in the Silene latifolia isolate original U9 population chromosome 1, ASM4854445v1, whole genome shotgun sequence genome:
- the LOC141588316 gene encoding uncharacterized protein LOC141588316: MESLRYNTKDWVKKGKKNHFGGPLLFLMLVYVDRVVHEKRFVERDYYTLLNWTSAALFSREKQEMEAGQFGLGRVKGRLMERIRFSNPCRQVVEKVRRVSRDVSTDTKSPISYSSPEEFADDYTASAKRVMEDMVVLDEKYAVGLQCFPGEECVKQAHSATEFVYLTYGGGTEDVSCAPPWESKDTR; the protein is encoded by the exons ATGGAGAGTTTGCGGTATAACACAAAGGATTGGgtcaagaaggggaagaagaatcactttggtggacctctcctgtttctaatG cttgtttatgttgaccgtgTTGTCCATGAAAAACGATTCGTAGAAAGAGATTACTATACTCTTTTGAATTGGACATCTGCTGCACTTTTCTCAAGGGAAAAGCAGGAGATGGAAGCTGGTCAGTTTGGTCTTGGTCGTGTAAAAGGTCGATTGATGGAAAGAATTAGATTTTCTAATCCATGTAGACAAGTGGTTGAAAAAGTGCGGAGAGTGTCGAGGGATGTTAGTACTGATACAAAATCTCCAATTTCATACTCGTCTCCGGAG GAGTTTGCAGATGACTACACTGCTTCAGCAAAGAGAGTCATGGAAGATATGGTTGTGTTAGATGAGAAATACGCGGTTGGTTTGCAATGTTTCCCAGGTGAAGAGTGTGTCAAACAGGCCCATTCGGCAACTGAATTTGtatatttgacatatggtggtggtaCCGAAGATGTGTCGTGTGCACCGCCGTGGGAATCCAAAGACACTAGATGA